TGATCGCCGGGACGCTATGGGTCAGCGGGCAGAGCTGGCGGACCATCGGCTTTACCTGGCGCAAGACCCTCGGCCACGAGGCGGGCTGGGCCGCTTTAGGTCTGATGGCCGTCTACGGCATCCTGCTGCTGAGCGGAGTCGCCCTGATGTTCCTGCCGGAGGAGTACGTCAATCAGATCGTCCAGGAACGCAAGGAGCTCTTCGAGACCTTCCCAGCCATTCCGTTCGCCGCGGTGGCGACGGTCATGATGTTCGTAGGGATCTACGAAGAGGTGCTCTTCCGCGGACTGATCCTGACCCGCCTGCGGCTCGTGCTGGGTGACTGGCGGGGTAATTGGGCGACGGCGGTAGTCCTCTCCAGCGCCCTGTTCGGGGTTCTCCACCTCTACGAGGGCTACGTCGCGGTCGTGCAGATCGCCCTGGTCTCGCTGGTGTTCTCCGTCCTGTTTATCTACCGCGGCAGCCTGATCGCTCCGATCCTCGCCCACGCGGCGTTCAACACGATCAACATGACCCTGGCGTTCAA
The sequence above is a segment of the Phycisphaerae bacterium genome. Coding sequences within it:
- a CDS encoding CPBP family intramembrane metalloprotease, whose translation is MNDQDSEGKQGPADQPIAESRPAEPGGSEQRQRLSVARPMREIRAPADRILPPMGRVGAFFQLLVVMGVWLGLLLWAKSAPPETVPPVEERGYLIYVSVLIQGLLALGLIAGTLWVSGQSWRTIGFTWRKTLGHEAGWAALGLMAVYGILLLSGVALMFLPEEYVNQIVQERKELFETFPAIPFAAVATVMMFVGIYEEVLFRGLILTRLRLVLGDWRGNWATAVVLSSALFGVLHLYEGYVAVVQIALVSLVFSVLFIYRGSLIAPILAHAAFNTINMTLAF